A genomic segment from Neobacillus sp. YX16 encodes:
- the proB gene encoding glutamate 5-kinase encodes MKKQLVVVKIGSSSLTTASGTISEEKIRDHIEALAHLKEQGHDVILISSGAIAAGFGALGYPARPKSVAGKQAAAAVGQGLLMQHYILQFKEFGIVPAQILLTREDFYSLERFHNLYSTISELLQRGVLPIINENDSVSIEELTFGDNDMLSALVSGFLHANALIILTDVNGLYNGNPKVVKDAKKYDFIPRVYEELLEEAGESGSSVGTGGMKSKLLAAKKALSFGVSVFVGKGQGKEKLSKILEGKGDGTYIGGSFETQMQMKKQWIAFHSQTAGIVEIDEGAEAAIVTNGKSLLPVGITNVIGEFNAMDVVEVHNQKGELIGKGQIYYSAKNLQMVKGLPGDKTKNFSINKRAEAIHRNNWVSLQRSEV; translated from the coding sequence ATGAAGAAACAACTCGTAGTTGTAAAAATAGGAAGCAGCTCGCTAACAACAGCATCAGGTACAATATCTGAAGAAAAAATCCGTGATCACATCGAAGCACTTGCCCATTTAAAAGAACAAGGGCACGATGTCATTCTCATCTCATCCGGTGCAATCGCAGCAGGTTTTGGAGCGCTTGGGTATCCGGCTCGACCAAAAAGTGTTGCAGGAAAGCAGGCAGCTGCTGCAGTTGGACAGGGACTATTAATGCAGCATTATATTTTACAATTTAAAGAGTTTGGTATTGTACCCGCTCAAATTCTACTAACTAGAGAGGACTTTTATAGCCTGGAGCGGTTTCATAATCTATATAGCACGATATCTGAACTCCTGCAAAGGGGTGTTTTACCAATTATTAACGAAAACGACTCGGTCTCGATTGAGGAATTGACCTTTGGTGACAACGATATGCTGTCAGCGCTCGTAAGCGGGTTTTTACATGCAAATGCTCTAATCATCTTAACCGATGTAAATGGGCTATATAATGGTAATCCAAAAGTAGTAAAGGACGCCAAGAAGTATGATTTTATCCCAAGGGTTTATGAAGAACTTCTTGAAGAGGCAGGAGAAAGTGGTTCTTCGGTTGGAACAGGTGGAATGAAATCGAAGCTGTTGGCAGCGAAAAAGGCCCTTTCCTTCGGTGTCAGCGTCTTTGTCGGGAAGGGGCAGGGGAAGGAAAAACTTTCGAAGATTTTAGAGGGTAAAGGAGACGGGACCTATATTGGCGGCTCCTTCGAAACCCAAATGCAAATGAAAAAGCAATGGATTGCTTTTCATTCTCAAACCGCTGGCATTGTTGAAATTGATGAAGGGGCAGAAGCAGCCATTGTTACAAATGGAAAAAGTCTGCTGCCCGTAGGTATTACGAACGTTATTGGTGAATTTAATGCAATGGATGTTGTCGAGGTACACAATCAGAAAGGTGAATTAATAGGTAAAGGGCAAATCTATTATTCTGCAAAGAATTTACAAATGGTAAAAGGTTTGCCTGGTGATAAAACGAAAAACTTTTCAATCAATAAACGTGCAGAAGCGATTCATCGTAATAACTGGGTTAGTCTGCAAAGGAGCGAGGTATAG